Proteins encoded by one window of Sorex araneus isolate mSorAra2 chromosome 3, mSorAra2.pri, whole genome shotgun sequence:
- the LOC101553064 gene encoding LOW QUALITY PROTEIN: olfactory receptor 6X1 (The sequence of the model RefSeq protein was modified relative to this genomic sequence to represent the inferred CDS: inserted 2 bases in 2 codons), which produces MRNGTIITEFILLGFPGVQGLQAPLFIGIFLVYILTVVGNGLTVAIVWAEPRLQXPMYFFLCNLSFLKIRYTTTVLPELLETFVVPRAVICIRYCLLQAFFHFFLGTTEFFILTAMSFDCYLAICKPLRYPTIMTSCLCLTLALSSWGMGFAIIFCQILLLMCLTFCSDNVINHFYCDMGPILSAACMDTGXLELLGLLVAVLVIPGSLLFTVVSYLSILSTILRIPSASGCHKAFSTCTSHLTMVSLFYGAVLFMYLWSMTHSSFQMSKVVSVLNTIITTLLNPFINTIRNKKVKGALRKAVACPKTCPLE; this is translated from the exons ATGAGGAATGGCACCATCATCACCGAGTTCATCCTCCTGGGCTTCCCTGGAGTGCAAGGGCTACAAGCCCCCCTCTTCATCGGGATATTTCTCGTCTACATCTTAACCGTGGTGGGCAATGGGCTCACCGTGGCCATAGTCTGGGCTGAGCCCCGGCTCC ACCCGATGTACTTCTTCCTGTGCAACTTGTCCTTCCTGAAGATACGGTACACCACCACGGTGCTCCCGGAACTTCTAGAAACATTTGTGGTGCCCAGAGCCGTCATCTGCATCCGCTACTGCCTGCTGCAGgccttcttccatttcttcctgggTACCACTGAGTTCTTCATCCTCACGGCCATGTCTTTCGACTGTTACCTGGCCATCTGCAAGCCCCTCCGGTACCCCACCATCATGACCAGCTGCCTCTGCCTGACACTGGCCCTCAGCTCCTGGGGCATGGGCTTCGCCATCATTTTCTGCCAGATACTGCTGCTCATGTGCTTGACCTTCTGCAGCGACAATGTTATCAATCACTTCTACTGTGACATGGGTCCCATCCTGAGCGCAGCCTGCATGGACACTG CTCTGGAGCTGCTGGGTCTCTTGGTGGCCGTACTGGTGATCCCAGGCTCCCTCCTCTTCACGGTGGTTTCTTACCTCTCCATCCTGTCCACCATCCTACGAATCCCATCGGCCAGCGGCTGCCacaaagccttctccacctgcaccTCGCACCTGACCATGGTGTCCCTGTTCTACGGGGCCGTGCTGTTCATGTACCTGTGGTCCATGACACACTCCTCCTTCCAGATGAGTAAGGTGGTGTCGGTGCTGAACACCATCATCAcaaccctgctgaaccccttcatcaaCACCATCAGGAACAAGAAGGTGAAGGGCGCCCTGCGGAAGGCAGTGGCCTGTCCAAAGACGTGCCCCCTGgagtga